One window of Cydia pomonella isolate Wapato2018A chromosome 5, ilCydPomo1, whole genome shotgun sequence genomic DNA carries:
- the LOC133518301 gene encoding large ribosomal subunit protein uL29 — MGKVKCSELRTKDKKELFKQLEELKTELTNLRVAKVTGGAASKLSKIRVVRKAIARVYIVYHQKMKVNLRNHYKNKKYKPLDLRPKKTRAMRKALTKHEAKIKTRKEIRKKSLFPPRVYAVKA; from the exons atg gGTAAGGTTAAGTGCTCAGAACTGCGTACGAAGGACAAGAAGGAGCTCTTCAAACAACTGGAAGAGCTGAAGACTGAGTTAACAAATCTCAGAGTAGCTAAAGTCACTGGTGGAGCAGCTTCCAAGCTGTCTAAAAT TCGGGTGGTAAGGAAAGCCATTGCCCGAGTATACATTGTATACCACCAGAAGATGAAGGTTAACCTGCGTAATCACTACAAGAACAAGAAGTACAAGCCCCTGGACTTGAGACCCAAGAAGACCCGTGCTATGCGTAAGGCCCTCACAAAGCATGAAGCCAAGATTAAGACCAGAAAAGAGATCAGAAAGAAGTCTCTCTTCCCCCCAAGGGTGTATGCTGTTAAggcttaa
- the LOC133518293 gene encoding alpha N-terminal protein methyltransferase 1-like, whose translation MTDAQESICYEKALEYWSEIPATVDGVLGGFGFISDVDIQGSRLFLQSILSTENRPSTNLALDCGAGIGRISKYLLIPHFSLVDVVEPDEKFINTIREYVGSNADKLGNLYKVSLQEFRPEKKYDLIWNQWVLGYLKDEDLLSYLTYCRDALSENGVIIVKENVTSSGKTEKDDADSSVTRPLKEYIKIFGKAKLKRIKQCKQTNFPNGIYPVYMFALIPNLISEADLNNDLKL comes from the exons ATGACCGATGCTCAAGAAAGTATATGCTATGAAAAAGCTTTAGAGTACTGGTCCGAAATTCCAGCTACAGTTGATGGCGTACTCGGAGGTTTTGGCTTTATTTCGGATGTAGACATTCAAGGATCTAGATTGTTTTTACAGTCTATTCTCTCGACCGAAAATCGACCATCTACTAATTTAGCTCTCGACTGTGGAGCCGGCATTGGAAGAATATCTAAGTATTTACTAATACCTCATTTCAGCTTGGTCGATGTGGTTGAACCAGATGAAAAATTCATAAACACTATTAGAGAATATGTTGGAAGTAATGCAGACAAATTAGGAAATTTATATAAAGTGAGTTTACAAGAATTTAgaccagaaaaaaaatatgacctAATTTGGAACCAGTGGGTTTTAGGATATTTAAAAGATGAAGATTTGCTTTCATATTTAACATATTGCAG GGATGCCCTGTCAGAAAATGGagttattattgttaaagaaaatgtGACGTCTTCAGGGAAAACAGAAAAAGATGATGCTGATTCATCAGTTACAAGACCATTGAAGGAATATATAAAAATCTTTGGCAAAGCTAAATTGAAAAGGATAAAACAgtgtaaacaaacaaattttcCAAATGGTATATATCCGGTATACATGTTTGCTCTTATACCTAACTTAATATCAGAAGCAGATCTTAATAATGATCTTAAGTTATGA
- the LOC133518272 gene encoding uncharacterized protein LOC133518272, translating to MTMSRYKQPKPLESLALSRLGDWIAVQAELLMAPISTQAQRDTTIAQISLSRHIDSIRNYIDYNVPWMVHDLLVTEVIRALSTLLENTKKAHFRGSMGKFVSEMNVIVRMVETLFTRNLTYVSIDIIPKMMRSVFYSKLQMLSGLVYLNLGSLSGGWKTADMEGSIIEALKELHNLKYLTINYDCTDNILQCIIQNCKKIEKLDVSSSKCVTNESINILAKLLTLKAIQLYRTSVTYEGFARLLVKSKNLEDIGRCDDIGKVLEYIDLTTSSARPLKLKTYVSRYAPANHLQLAVDMCPAIRSMTVFHNAVHGDLMMLIGLKDLCELKLLSCDFYGDQVKQILQVKGCNIIHLHLEHVDQIDLNALMYISQMCPLLEHLTLYNCTLIQHTSLYTKKLELLPFRNLKKFTCVATCNDDQLSFVLTNCLNVEYIHLGTAVNITDEFVFKLLDKNPLIHLKEFRIMHSDFLTIVSIERIIQSCMSLRILVELESWTSLTESDREYVRNYIKVSNFNIDMAPIRRYEVLNN from the coding sequence ATGACAATGTCGAGATACAAACAACCGAAACCGCTTGAAAGCTTAGCGTTGAGCAGGCTTGGTGACTGGATTGCAGTACAGGCGGAGCTTCTTATGGCGCCCATTTCAACACAAGCTCAGCGGGACACTACCATTGCTCAAATATCACTATCGCGCCACATCGACAGTATTCGTAATTACATTGATTACAATGTTCCATGGATGGTTCATGATTTGCTGGTAACTGAAGTTATAAGAGCACTGTCAACGCTATTGGAAAACACTAAGAAGGCACACTTCCGAGGATCTATGGGAAAGTTTGTCAGTGAAATGAATGTCATTGTGAGAATGGTCGAGACTTTGTTTACAAGAAATTTGACTTATGTTTCTATCGATATCATACCAAAAATGATGCGTAGCGTTTTCTATTCAAAATTACAAATGCTCTCAGGTCTAGTTTATCTGAACCTGGGGTCTCTCTCTGGAGGCTGGAAAACAGCCGACATGGAAGGATCCATAATTGAAGCGCTCAAAGAACTTCATAATCTTAAATACTTGACAATAAATTATGATTGCACTGATAATATCTTACAATGTATaatacaaaattgtaaaaaaatcgaaaagtTGGATGTATCTAGTTCCAAATGCGTgacaaatgaaagtattaacaTCTTAGCTAAATTACTAACCCTAAAAGCTATACAGTTATACAGGACATCTGTAACATATGAAGGCTTTGCAAGATTACttgttaaaagtaaaaatctGGAGGACATTGGACGCTGTGACGATATTGGTAAAGTTTTAGAATACATTGATTTGACAACTTCTTCTGCTAGACCATTAAAGTTGAAAACATATGTTAGTCGATATGCACCGGCAAACCACTTGCAGTTAGCAGTAGATATGTGTCCGGCTATACGAAGCATGACTGTCTTCCACAATGCTGTGCATGGGGATTTAATGATGCTCATAGGTCTTAAGGACCTTTGTGAGCTTAAATTACTGTCGTGTGATTTCTACGGGGATCAAGTAAAACAGATACTTCAAGTTAAGGGCTGTAACATCATACATTTACACCTTGAACACGTGGATCAAATAGATTTAAATGCTTTAATGTATATCAGCCAGATGTGTCCTCTTCTAGAACATTTAACTCTCTATAATTGTACATTGATACAACATACGTCGTTATATACAAAAAAGTTAGAGTTATTGCCATtccgaaatttaaaaaagtttactTGTGTGGCTACTTGCAATGATGATCAATTGTCTTTTGTTCTCACTAATTGCTTAAATGTAGAATATATTCATTTAGGTACCGCCGTTAATATAACAGATGAATTTGTATTCAAACTTTTGGATAAAAATCCCCTGATTCATTTAAAAGAATTTCGGATCATGCATTCCGACTTTTTAACTATAGTATCGATTGAAAGGATTATTCAGAGTTGTATGAGCCTACGAATACTAGTAGAGTTGGAAAGTTGGACTTCACTAACAGAGAGTGACCGAGAATATGTTAGAAATTATATTAAAGTTAGTAATTTCAATATCGACATGGCCCCTATTAGAAGATATGAGGTACTGAACAACTAA